A section of the Enterococcus montenegrensis genome encodes:
- a CDS encoding HAD family hydrolase encodes MKGILFDFNGTLINDTQKHEEAWQAFITKVTGSPVSKGDFAKYFHGKNAQHTLEHVFKRPLTAQEVADYAEEKEALYRALCLADPNYSLLKGVPEFLTLLQKEQIPFTIATASGKTNLDFYFDTLNLNQWFQLDKVVYDDGKMISKPDPDPYLKGAARLRLLPSECVIFEDAPVGLLSAYNAAAAQIVAVATSETKDSLAKLPGVSLIVADFTDPALTVLIDQFTKKS; translated from the coding sequence ATGAAAGGAATTTTGTTTGATTTTAACGGCACCTTGATTAACGACACGCAAAAGCACGAAGAAGCTTGGCAGGCTTTTATCACTAAAGTCACAGGGTCCCCTGTTTCCAAAGGGGATTTTGCCAAGTATTTTCACGGTAAAAATGCACAACATACCTTAGAACATGTTTTCAAACGACCTTTAACAGCTCAAGAAGTTGCAGACTATGCCGAAGAAAAAGAAGCTTTATATCGCGCGCTTTGTTTGGCTGATCCAAATTACAGCCTCTTAAAAGGAGTCCCCGAATTTTTGACTTTATTGCAAAAAGAACAAATTCCCTTTACAATTGCCACTGCTTCGGGAAAAACAAATTTGGATTTTTATTTTGATACTTTGAATTTAAATCAGTGGTTCCAACTGGATAAAGTAGTCTATGATGACGGCAAAATGATTAGTAAACCTGACCCTGATCCATATTTAAAAGGAGCTGCTCGCCTTAGGTTACTCCCATCAGAATGTGTCATTTTTGAAGATGCACCCGTTGGTCTTTTAAGTGCATATAATGCAGCTGCAGCTCAAATTGTAGCTGTCGCTACTTCTGAAACAAAAGATTCGCTTGCTAAATTACCCGGCGTTTCCCTAATAGTGGCAGATTTTACTGATCCTGCCCTAACTGTCTTAATCGACCAATTCACAAAAAAAAGCTGA
- a CDS encoding endonuclease/exonuclease/phosphatase family protein codes for MKFLTLNCHSWLEENQTEKLAHLAENIATNDYDVICLQEVNQLMTSEKAFLDDWFIPSNTDVIIREDNFALRLQEQLQCLDKEYYWSWCYNHIGYDRFDEGVAILAKEPFIAQDTLVSQTKDVTDYHTRRILTALTAVEGKLVQVLSGHFSWWQEGFSFEWEQVQAFLADHSHPLVLMGDFNNPANTKGYKQIMESNWQLQDSFYAAKKKSGQETTLAQIAGWEKSNGERIDYIFLTPEFTVLSHEVLFNGDKTPIVSDHFGVSVTAQWE; via the coding sequence ATGAAATTTTTAACTTTAAATTGTCATAGTTGGTTGGAAGAAAATCAAACCGAAAAATTGGCCCACCTCGCTGAAAATATTGCTACAAATGACTACGATGTTATTTGTTTGCAAGAGGTCAATCAGTTGATGACAAGTGAGAAGGCTTTTTTAGATGATTGGTTTATTCCTAGTAACACAGACGTCATTATTCGTGAAGATAATTTTGCTTTGCGTCTGCAAGAACAATTGCAATGTTTGGATAAGGAGTATTATTGGTCTTGGTGTTATAACCATATCGGCTATGACCGTTTTGATGAAGGGGTGGCAATTTTAGCCAAAGAACCTTTTATCGCCCAAGATACATTGGTATCTCAAACAAAAGATGTGACAGATTACCACACGCGCAGGATTTTGACTGCCTTAACTGCAGTGGAAGGTAAATTGGTACAAGTGCTCAGTGGTCATTTTTCATGGTGGCAAGAAGGATTTTCCTTTGAATGGGAGCAAGTCCAAGCTTTTTTAGCAGATCATTCTCATCCGCTCGTTTTAATGGGAGATTTTAATAACCCGGCTAATACAAAAGGGTATAAGCAAATCATGGAAAGTAATTGGCAGCTACAAGATAGTTTTTATGCCGCCAAGAAAAAGAGTGGTCAAGAAACGACCCTAGCCCAGATTGCCGGTTGGGAAAAAAGTAATGGGGAAAGAATTGATTATATCTTTTTAACGCCAGAATTTACAGTTTTAAGTCATGAAGTCTTATTTAATGGGGATAAAACGCCAATTGTTAGTGATCATTTTGGCGTCAGTGTGACAGCACAGTGGGAATAA